The following coding sequences lie in one Panicum virgatum strain AP13 chromosome 6N, P.virgatum_v5, whole genome shotgun sequence genomic window:
- the LOC120678849 gene encoding putative disease resistance protein RGA4, protein MAESLLLPMVRGVVGKATDTLVQSVTRMWGVDEDRHRLERHLEYVQSMLVDAEAKSETNHAVWTWMKELKAAAYQADDVLDDFQYEALRREAESGRSMASKVLSNFISKNQLVFRYKASRDLKKVLDKISKLVVEMNTFGLVVLKKVPTQTLYRQTHSVLQESKDIFGRDDDKEVVVNLLLDQQDQQDVQVLPVIGMGGAGKTTLAKMVYNNHRIQKHFELKMWHCVSENFEDIPLVRSIIELATNSRCDLPDTIELLQLRLQEAIGRKRFLLILDDVWNEDQHKWEDDLKPLLCSSIGGSGSMIVVTSRSRQVASIMGTLPPHELVCLCEHDSWKLFSKKAFSNGVQEQAELVTIGRRIVNKCKGLPLALKTMGGLMSSKKQVQEWEDIADSNISDTTRGKDEVLPILKLSYKHLSSEMKQCFAFCAVFPKDYEMEKDMLIQLWMANGYIHEEGNMDLSKKGELVFNVLVQRSFLQDVEWFFIGGYYRAICKMHDLMHDLAKDVIDECAFAADFVDKKIFMKEVRHMLVSRNLLKEINGSLKPISSVRTLLTHSSTLLTHSEGKDLMKMKSMSLRALQLQVGCPSVIHNKLINTIHLRYLDISYSNIIRLPDSICLLFNLLSLRLDNCHELQYLPESMAASLRKLIHICLFGCHKLECMPPKIGLLHNLHTLTKFIVGIGDGFGIEELKDLRHLGNRLELYNLRNVKSGSKANLHEKQNLSELLLCWGRHECETPTNIDASNEEQVLQSLAPHPQGELKHLEVHGYGGVAIPQWMKDPRIFLALRELIISCCPRCVDIPIVWSFPCLVRLSLSKMDNLTTLCRNFDVETVGHNTPLQILPMLKRMELMYLPELKRWVENSAGEINNSVMFPQLEELKISNCDKLASLPEMPVLRDLNLCCRTPDGQPIRSQRPLDTLRSLHLKGDDSFASVFNKSKLQLGFLDCMVSVEQLYIDSCFNIVRWPVEELRCLPRLRHLYVWRCSRLEGKGSSLEEEDILPLPQLETLQISCCDSLLQIPKLPASLEGIEILFNGSLEALPSNLGGLSKLKRLFVQRCGALKALPEGMDGLTSLEQLDINCCPGIEKFPHGLLQRLPALKSLCIWYCPDLQRRCREGGEYFNLVAPIPEKRIPEPAPEMKKPVKWFLPPCAGGSNQGN, encoded by the coding sequence ATGGCTGAGTCGCTGCTTCTCCCCATGGTGCGTGGTGTGGTCGGCaaggcgactgacacgctcgtGCAGAGCGTCACCCGCATGTGGGGCGTCGACGAGGACCGCCACAGGCTGGAGCGCCACCTGGAGTACGTGCAGTCCATGCTGGTAGACGCCGAGGCGAAGAGCGAGACCAACCACGCTGTCTGGACGTGGATGAAGGAGCTCAAGGCTGCCGCCTACCAGGCCGACGACGTCCTCGATGACTTCCAATACGAGGCGCTGCGTCGCGAGGCCGAGAGTGGCCGGTCCATGGCAAGCAAGGTACTGAGCAACTTCATCTCAAAGAACCAGCTTGTGTTTCGTTATAAGGCGAGCAGGGACCTCAAAAAGGTGCTTGACAAGATCAGCAAGctggtggtggagatgaacaCGTTTGGGCTGGTGGTGCTCAAGAAGGTGCCAACGCAAACTCTTTATCGGCAGACACACTCAGTGCTGCAAGAATCCAAGGATATATTTGGCAGAGATGACGACAAGGAGGTTGTGGTGAATCTGTTGCTGGACCAACAAGATCAGCAGGATGTGCAAGTGTTGCCCGTCATTGGAATGGGGGGTGCGGGCAAGACCACGCTAGCCAAGATGGTGTACAACAACCACAGAATTCAGAAGCATTTCGAGCTGAAGATGTGGCACTGTGTGTCGGAAAATTTTGAAGATATTCCTCTTGTGAGATCTATAATTGAGTTAGCTACAAATAGCAGATGTGATCTGCCTGACACCATTGAGCTGCTGCAATTGAGACTGCAGGAAGCTATTGGACGTAAAAGGTTCCTACTCATTCTCGATGATGTGTGGAACGAAGACCAACACAAGTGGGAGGATGACCTGAAGCCACTACTCTGTTCTTCCATTGGTGGATCAGGAAGCATGATAGTTGTTACAAGTCGAAGCAGACAAGTTGCATCGATAATGGGAACCCTACCACCTCATGAGTTAGTGTGCTTGTGTGAACATGATTCATGGAAACTGTTCTCAAAAAAAGCATTTAGTAATGGAGTTCAAGAACAGGCAGAGTTAGTCACGATTGGCAGACGAATCGTTAACAAGTGCAAGGGACTGCCTCTTGCACTGAAGACAATGGGTGGCTTGATGAGTTCGAAGAAACAAGTCCAGGAATGGGAGGACATTGCAGATAGCAATATTAGTGATACCACTAGAGGCAAAGATGAAGTATTGCCCATACTCAAACTGAGCTACAAGCACTTGTCATCTGAAATGAAGCAGTGCTTTGCCTTCTGTGCAGTTTTCCCCAAGGACTATGAGATGGAGAAGGACATGTTGATCCAACTATGGATGGCAAACGGTTATATTCATGAAGAGGGAAATATGGATTTGTCAAAGAAAGGTGAACTTGTTTTCAACGTGTTGGTTCAGAGGTCCTTTCTTCAAGATGTGGAATGGTTTTTTATCGGTGGATACTATAGAGCAATATGTAAAATGCATGATTTAATGCATGACCTAGCAAAAGATGTCATAGATGAATGTGCATTTGCGGCAGACTTTGTTGATAAAAAAATCTTCATGAAAGAAGTACGCCACATGCTGGTATCAAGAAATTTATTGAAAGAAATCAATGGATCATTGAAACCCATATCATCTGTCCGCACTTTACTCACTCACTCAAGCACTTTACTCACTCACTCAGAGGGCAAGGATCTTATGAAAATGAAATCGATGTCATTAAGAGCTTTGCAATTGCAAGTTGGATGCCCTTCTGTCATCCATAACAAGCTGATAAATACAATACATTTACGTTATCTTGATATTTCCTACTCCAACATTATTAGATTGCCAGACTCAATATGTTTATTGTTTAACTTGCTATCGCTGAGGCTCGATAATTGCCACGAACTACAGTATTTACCTGAAAGTATGGCAGCTAGTTTGAGGAAGCTCATTCATATTTGTCTTTTTGGATGTCATAAGCTGGAATGCATGCCTCCAAAAATTGGCTTACTACACAATCTTCATACACTGACGAAATTTATTGTGGGCATTGGTGATGGCTTCGGAATCGAGGAACTCAAAGACCTGCGACATCTTGGCAATAGGTTGGAGCTATACAACTTGAGGAATGTAAAGAGTGGGTCAAAGGCCAATCTCCATGAGAAGCAGAATTTAAGTGAACTGTTGCTGTGTTGGGGCCGCCATGAATGTGAGACACCCACAAATATTGATGCTAGCAATGAGGAACAAGTGCTGCAATCTCTTGCACCACATCCACAAGGTGAGCTCAAACATTTGGAGGTACATGGGTATGGTGGCGTGGCAATTCCACAATGGATGAAAGACCCTCGGATATTCCTAGCCTTGAGAGAACTCATTATTTCCTGCTGCCCAAGATGCGTCGATATCCCAATAGTGTGGTCATTTCCATGTCTTGTGCGTTTATCTTTATCCAAAATGGACAACCTGACCACACTGTGTAGGAACTTTGATGTGGAAACTGTAGGACACAATACCCCTCTGCAAATTCTCCCAATGCTAAAGAGGATGGAGTTAATGTATTTGCCAGAGTTGAAGAGATGGGTAGAAAACAGTGCGGGAGAGATTAATAACTCAGTGATGTTTCCCCAGCTTGAAGAGCTAAAAATTTCAAATTGTGATAAACTTGCAAGTCTTCCAGAGATGCCAGTTCTAAGAGACCTAAATCTATGTTGTCGTACTCCAGACGGCCAGCCAATCCGGAGTCAAAGACCTCTGGACACCCTGCGATCTTTGCATCTTAAAGGTGACGACAGCTTCGCATCAGTATTTAACAAATCCAAATTGCAACTTGGATTTCTGGACTGCATGGTATCCGTGGAACAATTGTATATCGACTCATGCTTCAATATTGTCCGTTGGCCAGTGGAGGAGCTCCGATGTTTGCCTCGCCTTCGACATCTGTATGTTTGGCGATGCTCCAGACTGGAGGGCAAGGGCTCATCACTTGAAGAAGAGGACATCCTTCCGCTGCCCCAGCTGGAAACGTTGCAAATATCCTGTTGTGACAGCTTGCTCCAGATCCCCAAGTTGCCCGCATCCCTCGAGGGAATCGAGATTTTGTTCAACGGAAGTTTGGAGGCGCTGCCTTCAAACCTCGGAGGTTTATCCAAGCTGAAGAGACTCTTTGTGCAGAGATGCGGTGCGCTGAAAGCGCTGCCTGAGGGGATGGATGGCCTCACTTCTCTTGAGCAGTTGGACATTAATTGTTGTCCAGGGATAGAGAAGTTTCCACATGGTCTCCTCCAGCGTCTCCCAGCCCTCAAATCCCTATGCATATGGTACTGCCCTGACCTTCAGAGGCGTTGCAGAGAAGGTGGGGAGTACTTTAACTTGGTCGCTCCCATCCCCGAAAAACGCATTCCAGAACCCGCACCTGAAATGAAGAAGCCAGTGAAGTGGTTCCTTCCCCCGTGCGCCGGTGGTTCTAATCAAGGCAATTAA